The Paenibacillus sp. RC334 nucleotide sequence TCATGCTTCGACCCATGCGGCGGGTGTCGTCATTTCGCGGACTCCGCTGACTGATGCAGTTCCGCTTCAAGAGGGGAGTGAAGGGGTTCCCCTGACGCAATACTCGATGGAAAATCTGGAGCGGATCGGTTTGCTGAAAATGGATTTTCTTGGGCTGCGCACCCTTTCTATTATTGAACGCTGCATGCGTTGGATTACCGAAGAACATGGAGAAACGCCTGATTTTAGCCGCATTCCTGACAATGACCCACATACCTATGACATGCTGGGTAAAGGCGACACAGGCGGTGTGTTCCAGCTGGAGTCGGCGGGGGTACGCCGGGTGCTCAAGGATCTAAAGCCAAGTGTGTTCGAGGATATTATTTCTGTATTGGCCTTGTATCGTCCGGGTCCAATGGGCTTCATTCCTAACTTTATTCAGGCCAAGCACGGGGAGATTGAGGTTCATTATCCGCATCCTGATCTGGAGCCAATCTTGAAGGATACGTACGGCATTATCGTGTATCAGGAACAAATCATGCAGATTGCTTCGCGCATGGCTGGCTTTTCCCTGGGAGAAGCCGATCTGTTGCGTCGCGCCGTATCCAAGAAAAAACGCGAAGTGCTGGACCTTGAGCGTGGCCATTTTGTGGAGGGCAGTGTCAAGCAGGGTTACACGGAAGAGGAAGCTGGAAGGGTCTACGATATGATTGTCCGTTTTGCGGACTATGGATTTCCGCGTGCACATGCGGCTGCCTATGGTGTGCTGGCGTTCCAGACGGCGTATCTTAAAGCCCATTATCCGGTGCAGTTTATGGCCTCTATGCTGACAGCGGTGATGGGTAGCCACCGGAAAGTGGCGGAATATGTCGTCGAATGCCGTCGTATGGATATGGCGGTTCTGCCACCCGATGTAAATGAAAGCGGGGTGCTGTTTACCCCGTTGCAGCAGGGGAATATCCGCTTTGGACTGGCCGCGATTAAAAATGTCGGCACGCAGGCGATGGAAAGTATTCTCGCCGTTCGCAAGGAGCGTCCTTTTGACAGCCTGCTCGATTTTTGTCGTCGCGTGGATTTGCGTGTGTGCAATAAGCGGGTGATTGAATCGCTCATCCAGGCAGGGGCGTTTGACTCGTTGCCAGGTCATCGTGCGCAGTTGATTGCCATGCTGGATGAAACGGTGGATGCGGCGGTCAAATGGCGCAAGGAACGTGACGATTTGCAAATAGATATGTTCGGTTTTGTGGAGATGCCCAATTGGGATATCGAATATCCCGATGTACCGAAATTCAGTGCGGGTCAGCAGCTAGAGCTGGAACGTGAGCTGTTGGGACTGTATCTGTCCGGGCATCCGCTGGATGATTTTGAGCCGTTGCTGGAAAGCAGCGATGCAGAGCGTCTGATGGAATTGGGCGATGTGGCGGATGAAGCGGTTGTCGTGACCGCAGGTATGGTTGTGTCGCTCAAGACGATTACGACCAAACAGGGGAAGGCAATGGCCTTTATTGAGCTGGAGGATCAGATTGAGCGCTGCGAGGTCGTGTTGTTTCCCGAAGTGTGGAAGCGAAGCCACCAGTGGATTGAAAAGGGAGCGCTGCTTGCGTTCCGTGCCAAAATGCAGCACCAGGATGAGCATTTCAAGCTCCTTGCGGACGAGGCCGTCCCGCTGGCGGAGGATTCACTGGCGCGGCTTCTCCAGCGCCGACGTGCTGGAGCGCGTTCGTCCGCCGCGGCCGGAAAGCCCACGTCAGCGGCTGGCTCTGCCGCTGGTGGCCCCGGTGGGGGAGCGCCACGCGTGCCGTCGAGGCCGTCGGCAGCCGAGTCGTCTGCGCAGACGACTACGGCGCCAGCGGTCCCGCCCGTTTCGGCGGCCCGCCCGGCCACAGACACTTCGCCGCACGTCACGGAAGCGGCTCCCGGCGAACAAGCCCCGGCTCCGCGTGGTTCGGAGCCGACAGCCCGTCAGCGGGTGTTTGTCAAAATCACCCGCCAGGCCGAGGAGGACGCCAGCTTGCTGGTCAGCCTCAAGGCGCTGCTACAGGAGCATCCCGGTGCGTTGCCTACCGTACTCTTTTATGAGAGCAGCCAGCGTTTGCTGGCGCTGAGTGATGCTTACAGCATCAAGCCATCGCCTCAGCTTTTCGACCGGATGGAGTCAATGCTGGGTGCGGGCACGGTGAAAGTTAAATAATGAACATTTTCCTCCCCTCCCGCATACACTTGGAACACTGGCGGAACAGGAACATCAGCACTTATCCAACATCATAAGGTTCCGCAAGCTGGAAGACAGAACTGTATGGTGGAGGCGGGAGGGAAATCATGTCCTATGAATACGCAGAAACCCTGTTAATTCGCAGAGGGATTAGTATCGAGTCCATAGCGGACATTGTTTTTCAGCTTCAGCTAAAATATTACCCTCATTTGACCATTGAAGAATGTGTGGACAGCGTAAAGGCAGTTTTGCAGAAGCGGGAAGTGCAGTATACGCTGTTCACGGGTATTGCGCTTGATGAGCTGGCCGAAAAAAAACTTCTTCCCCAGCCGCTGCAAGCCATTATGGAGGCAGATGAACCCCTGTACGGAGTGGACGAGACACTGGCCCTCGGGATTACGAGCGTGTATGGTATGATTGGCTTGACCAGTTTTGGTTATCTGGATAAAGAAAAGACGGGAATCATTGAACAGCTAAACCGTAAAGGCAGCGGTATTCATGTATTTCTGGACGATCTGGTCGCCGGACTGGCAGCTGCCGCTTCTTCGCGCATTGCTCATCGCAGCCCCCATGCCAAGCAATACCCCGTGTCATTGGACACTTGATTCACCTGCACGAACAGAGTCAATGATTTTCTGGGCCCTCTGACCGATCTTAACCGAGCAGGAGGGCTTTTGTTGCGGGAAAAAAGTAAGGTATGTTATCATGAGTCTATTATATGGGCTCAAAACTTGAGGCTTAGGGGGTAGAAACAAGGCATGTGGACGGTGATCTATATTGCACCGACGGCCAGACTGGCTGACATGATTAAGCTCAAACTGTCGGAAGAAGGTTTTATGGTGCAGGCCCGGGCCATCAGCGCATCCAAGCAGCAGTTTGAGATACTTGTGCCTTCGGGTGAAGTCGAAGAAATACAGGAAGTGCTTAATTCGATTTTGCGCCCTTGAGTCCGGAACGGCGGAAGTGATACAGCAGCATGAATGGAACAAAGGATGCACGATCGGCGGTAATGTTTCGCAAAACAGGCGTTGACGTGTGTATAAACATAATGCTAAGAGATGCCGCATAGACGGCAGAGGACCTTGTATCGGTTACGGCTGACAAATAAACGGCTGGAGAGGTGTAGTTGTGTTTAAAGATTTATTCCAAAAGAAGCGTAAATACGCGACCATCCCTTCGGAACGGGCGCTGAGCGGCGATCAAGCGGACATGCCGGATCGTCCCAAACGGGAAATCCCCGAAGGTCTTATGACCAAATGTGGCAAATGCGGAAGCATTCAATACAGTAAAGAGTTAGAAAAAAATCTGAAAGTGTGCCCGGTGTGCGGATACCATATGCGTCTTAATGCTATGGATCGTATTCGCATGGTGCTCGATGAAAATACATTTACAGAATATGATGCCGATATGATTTCGGTTGATCCGCTGGGTTTTCCAGGTTATGCAAGCAAGCTGGAACAGCAGACGCTGAAATCCGGTTTGCGAGAGGCTGTCATTACGGGCGATGGGCTCATTCATGGGCTTCCGGCTGTTGTTGCAGTGATGAGTTTTGACTTTTTCACTGGCAGCATGGGATCAGTCGTCGGGGAGAAAATTACCCGCGCCATTGAGCAGGCGATAGACAAGCGTCTTCCGCTTATTATTTTCTCCACATCTGGTGGGGCGCGTATGCAGGAAAGTATTTTGAGCCTGATGCAGATGGCCAAAACAAGTGCGGCTCTCGCTCGTATGGACGAGCAGGGATTGCTCTATATTTCCGTTATCACCGATCCGACTACAGGTGGAGTATCCGCCAGCTTTGCTACGCTTGGAGATATTAACATCGCGGAGCCGGGGGCAGTATTCGGTTTTGCCGGACGTATCGTGATCGAACAGACGATCAGACAGAAGCTACCGGACGATTTTCAAACCTCCGAATTTAATTTGCAGCACGGACAATTGGATATGGTTGTACATCGCAAGGAACTGCGCGATACACTTGGCCAACTGCTCGATTTGCACAGCGCGAAAGAGGTGGAATAGATGGCTGGCGAATTGCCTTATGAAAAGCCCCTGGTCGAGATGCGACAGAAGATCGAAGAACTCAAGCAATTCGGACAGGATAAGCAAATTGATTTTACCGATGAAATTAACCGTCTGGAGGAACGTTATCTCCAGATGGAGGAAGAAATATATACGAACATTACAGCACCGCAAAAAATGCACGTGGCTCGTCATCATCAGCGACCGACATCGCTTGATTTGATCGGGCAGGTGTTTACGGATTTCATTGAACTGCACGGCGACCGCCTGTATGGCGACGATCTGGCGGTCGTGGGTGGAATTGCCAAGCTGAATGGTATTCCGGTAACCGTTATTGGGCAGCAACGTGGCAAGGATACGAAGGATAACATTGCACGGTTTTTCGGGAGCGCGCACCCGGAGGGATTCCGTAAAGGCTTGCGTCTTATGCAGCAGGCTGACAAATTCAAACGCCCAATCATTACATTTATTGATACGAAGGGCGCTTATCCGGGTAATACAGCAGAGGAGAGAGGTCAATCGGAAGCGATTGCCCGCAATTTGCGGGAGATGGCAAAGCTTTCGGTGCCTGTTATTTGTGTGGTCATCGGCGAGGGTGGAAGCGGCGGCGCGCTTGCGTTTGCCGTCGGCAACCGTGTGCTGATGCTGGAGCATGCCATTTACTCGGCCATTTCTCCTAACGGAGCGGCCTCGATTCTGTGGAAGGATGCTTCCAAGGCGGATCAGGCTGCTGAGGCTATGAAGATTACGGCGAATGACCTCCTGCGCATGGAGGTCATCGAGGATATCGTGCCGGAGCCGAAGGGGGGCGCGCATCGTAACTATGAAGTAACCGCTGCCGCTATCAAGGAGTCGCTGGAACGCCATTTGGCCGACCTTTTGAATATGAACTGCGACGAATTGAGGGAAGATCGGTATCAAAAGTTCCGAAAAATAGGCCAATATACCTTTTTAAAAACTTCGGAACCAGGTTCTATGTTGTAATACGCTGGAAACGGGTAACAATAAATATGACGAACTTCCTATACAAATAGGAAAAAGTGTAGTAGATTTAATTGTTGGAAAAAGATATAAAGTAGCACCTTTGAAAACGGAGGAAAAACCCAAATGCGCAAAACTAAGATTGTATGTACCATCGGTCCTTCCAGTGAGTCATTGGAAAATGTGAAGAAACTGATTTTGGCTGGTATGAACGTAGCCCGCCTGAATTTCTCTCACGGTGATTTCGAGGAGCATGGCAACCGGATCAAAAATATCCGCCAAGCTTGTAAGGAGCTTAACAAAAACGTTGCTATTTTGCTCGATACGAAGGGGCCGGAAATCCGGACAGGAAAGCTCGAAGTTGAACCTATTGAGCTTGTTCAGGACGAGTATATTACGCTGACAACGGAAGAAATTCTCGGTACGAAAGATCGTATTTCCGTTACGTACCAGGATCTTCCCTCGGACGTGGAGCCCGGCTCCACCATTCTGATCGACGATGGTCTGATCGGACTCACCGTTATTGAAGTATCAGGCAGTGAAATCAAATGCCGCATTGTCAATGGCGGAACGATCAAGAGCAAGAAAGGCGTTAATGTTCCCGGCGTGAACATTTCCTTGCCAGGCATTACAGAAAAGGATGCTAACGACATCACTTTCGGT carries:
- the accD gene encoding acetyl-CoA carboxylase, carboxyltransferase subunit beta; the encoded protein is MFKDLFQKKRKYATIPSERALSGDQADMPDRPKREIPEGLMTKCGKCGSIQYSKELEKNLKVCPVCGYHMRLNAMDRIRMVLDENTFTEYDADMISVDPLGFPGYASKLEQQTLKSGLREAVITGDGLIHGLPAVVAVMSFDFFTGSMGSVVGEKITRAIEQAIDKRLPLIIFSTSGGARMQESILSLMQMAKTSAALARMDEQGLLYISVITDPTTGGVSASFATLGDINIAEPGAVFGFAGRIVIEQTIRQKLPDDFQTSEFNLQHGQLDMVVHRKELRDTLGQLLDLHSAKEVE
- a CDS encoding acetyl-CoA carboxylase carboxyltransferase subunit alpha, with product MAGELPYEKPLVEMRQKIEELKQFGQDKQIDFTDEINRLEERYLQMEEEIYTNITAPQKMHVARHHQRPTSLDLIGQVFTDFIELHGDRLYGDDLAVVGGIAKLNGIPVTVIGQQRGKDTKDNIARFFGSAHPEGFRKGLRLMQQADKFKRPIITFIDTKGAYPGNTAEERGQSEAIARNLREMAKLSVPVICVVIGEGGSGGALAFAVGNRVLMLEHAIYSAISPNGAASILWKDASKADQAAEAMKITANDLLRMEVIEDIVPEPKGGAHRNYEVTAAAIKESLERHLADLLNMNCDELREDRYQKFRKIGQYTFLKTSEPGSML
- a CDS encoding DNA polymerase III subunit alpha, whose translation is MSSFVHLHVHSEYSLLDGAARTAELVKQASAYGMKALALTDHGVMYGAIPFYRACVENGIKPIIGCEAYMTAGSRKERGSRKDQPIYHLILLAKNKTGYQNLMKLCSIGHLEGFHYKPRIDMEALAAHHEGIICLSACLGGEVPQHLLHGREAEARRAAERYRNIFGDDFYLELQDHGLSEQKRVNPLLIALAKELDIPLVATNDVHYLTEPDADVQDVLICIGTGKTVDDEERLRIPTRQLYLKSQEDMARLFPHVAEAIDNTVRIAEKCELELEFGQSILPEYRPLPEGMTPSSYLRSLCVQGLERRYGSDLAWEQPEQRERLEQRLSYELNTIDSMGFSDYFLIVWDFIAFAHKHNIATGPGRGSSAGSLVAYVLHITNVDPMKYNLLFERFLNPERISMPDIDIDFSDERRDEVIDYVVQKYGNEHVAQIITFGTLAARAAVRDVGRALNVPYGEVDKAAKLIPAQLGINIRHALEITPELKTLYETKPKTRELLDMAIKVEGMPRHASTHAAGVVISRTPLTDAVPLQEGSEGVPLTQYSMENLERIGLLKMDFLGLRTLSIIERCMRWITEEHGETPDFSRIPDNDPHTYDMLGKGDTGGVFQLESAGVRRVLKDLKPSVFEDIISVLALYRPGPMGFIPNFIQAKHGEIEVHYPHPDLEPILKDTYGIIVYQEQIMQIASRMAGFSLGEADLLRRAVSKKKREVLDLERGHFVEGSVKQGYTEEEAGRVYDMIVRFADYGFPRAHAAAYGVLAFQTAYLKAHYPVQFMASMLTAVMGSHRKVAEYVVECRRMDMAVLPPDVNESGVLFTPLQQGNIRFGLAAIKNVGTQAMESILAVRKERPFDSLLDFCRRVDLRVCNKRVIESLIQAGAFDSLPGHRAQLIAMLDETVDAAVKWRKERDDLQIDMFGFVEMPNWDIEYPDVPKFSAGQQLELERELLGLYLSGHPLDDFEPLLESSDAERLMELGDVADEAVVVTAGMVVSLKTITTKQGKAMAFIELEDQIERCEVVLFPEVWKRSHQWIEKGALLAFRAKMQHQDEHFKLLADEAVPLAEDSLARLLQRRRAGARSSAAAGKPTSAAGSAAGGPGGGAPRVPSRPSAAESSAQTTTAPAVPPVSAARPATDTSPHVTEAAPGEQAPAPRGSEPTARQRVFVKITRQAEEDASLLVSLKALLQEHPGALPTVLFYESSQRLLALSDAYSIKPSPQLFDRMESMLGAGTVKVK
- a CDS encoding phosphatidylglycerophosphatase A encodes the protein MSYEYAETLLIRRGISIESIADIVFQLQLKYYPHLTIEECVDSVKAVLQKREVQYTLFTGIALDELAEKKLLPQPLQAIMEADEPLYGVDETLALGITSVYGMIGLTSFGYLDKEKTGIIEQLNRKGSGIHVFLDDLVAGLAAAASSRIAHRSPHAKQYPVSLDT